One Pelagicoccus sp. SDUM812003 genomic window carries:
- the hemN gene encoding oxygen-independent coproporphyrinogen III oxidase: protein MLTPKIDTNREALGLSAELIRKYNRPAPRYTSYPTALKFRSVDDAFSAGALLADLEDASGPLSLYFHIPYCRSLCWFCGCAKIISTKTELGDRYLDYLEKEIALYKPLIRSERKAVQLHFGGGTPNFLSVSQIQRLSELIHDNFDFEPGAEMSVELDPRTLSQEQVKAFRAMGVNRASMGVQDVKLEVQEAVHRVQPTEMNKRAIAWLRDCGIDSLNVDLIYGLPHQTESSFRETLAEVLTYDADRLAVFSYAHVPWSKPAQKILEKSPLPDADSKIEILMQIVETLTAAGYAHIGMDHFAKESDPIVGAQRSKSLQRNFQGYSLHADVEILAFGMSSISQSANAFRQNQKTLEAYYQMIDQGRIPLEKGYLLTQDDRIRREVIMRLMCDLELDFAERGEANGIDFTTYFADELKALRELESDGLVAFGEGCLKVTPLGRLLIRNIAIHFDAYASTEMKRFSKAI, encoded by the coding sequence ATGCTTACACCGAAAATCGATACCAACCGCGAAGCCCTGGGCCTGAGCGCCGAGCTGATCCGCAAGTACAACCGTCCGGCTCCGCGCTACACCTCCTATCCGACGGCCCTGAAGTTCCGATCCGTGGACGACGCCTTCAGCGCCGGGGCCTTGCTGGCGGACCTGGAAGACGCTTCCGGGCCGCTCTCGCTCTACTTCCATATTCCCTACTGCCGCAGCCTGTGCTGGTTTTGCGGTTGCGCGAAGATCATCTCCACCAAGACGGAGCTGGGAGACCGCTACCTCGATTATCTGGAGAAGGAGATCGCCCTCTACAAGCCGCTGATCCGATCCGAGCGCAAGGCCGTGCAGCTGCATTTCGGCGGGGGCACGCCGAACTTCCTGTCCGTTTCCCAGATCCAGCGCCTGTCGGAGCTGATCCACGACAACTTCGACTTCGAGCCTGGAGCTGAGATGAGCGTGGAGCTCGATCCGCGCACCTTGTCGCAGGAGCAGGTGAAGGCGTTTCGGGCCATGGGCGTCAACCGGGCTTCCATGGGGGTGCAGGACGTGAAGCTGGAAGTGCAGGAAGCGGTGCACCGAGTGCAGCCGACGGAGATGAACAAGAGGGCCATCGCTTGGTTGCGGGACTGCGGCATCGATTCGCTCAACGTGGATTTGATCTATGGTCTGCCGCATCAGACCGAGAGCAGCTTTCGGGAAACCTTGGCCGAAGTCCTGACCTACGACGCCGATCGGCTGGCCGTTTTTTCCTACGCCCACGTGCCGTGGAGCAAGCCGGCTCAAAAGATCCTGGAGAAGTCGCCGCTGCCGGATGCGGATTCGAAAATCGAGATTCTCATGCAGATCGTGGAAACGCTGACCGCCGCCGGCTACGCCCACATCGGCATGGACCATTTCGCTAAGGAAAGCGACCCCATCGTAGGGGCCCAGCGCTCCAAGTCGCTGCAGCGCAACTTCCAAGGCTACAGCTTGCACGCCGACGTGGAGATCCTCGCTTTCGGCATGTCCTCCATCAGCCAGTCCGCCAATGCCTTTCGCCAGAATCAGAAGACTTTGGAGGCTTACTATCAGATGATCGATCAAGGACGCATTCCATTGGAAAAGGGCTACCTGCTCACGCAGGACGATAGGATTCGCCGCGAGGTGATCATGCGTCTGATGTGCGATCTGGAGCTGGACTTCGCGGAACGCGGCGAAGCGAACGGAATCGATTTCACCACCTACTTCGCCGATGAGCTGAAGGCCCTGAGGGAGCTGGAGTCGGATGGCCTCGTGGCCTTCGGAGAGGGCTGCCTCAAGGTCACTCCGCTCGGCCGCTTGCTCATACGCAACATCGCCATCCATTTCGACGCCTACGCCAGCACCGAAATGAAACGCTTCTCCAAAGCCATCTAA
- a CDS encoding helix-turn-helix domain-containing protein, translated as MEAFASYAESADCVSPKRSREIARLLQKTRLFAKYQRSFEAASGLPLSIRPLESFQMPACGSPRENPFCALLARSRKGCVACLQTQSELEAKAKRRAVSLRCQAGLHDSVAPIVIGEKRVAYLQTGQVRIVSADADVSQIGDFVNKLGDIDTSKARWAYLQSRQLTSEAYEGFLSMLEVFAETLGAAANTLLLEQDRPRESALVSRTVEHVERHYQRRIPLGEVSKVAGASERHFCKVFKKETGLSFVAYLTRFRVQRAQKELRETARQISEIAFDSGFESIAQFNRAFKSVSGESPSAYRKRATS; from the coding sequence ATGGAAGCCTTTGCCAGCTACGCGGAAAGCGCTGACTGCGTCTCCCCCAAACGGAGTCGCGAGATCGCGCGACTGCTTCAAAAAACCCGGCTCTTCGCCAAGTACCAGCGTTCGTTTGAAGCGGCGTCGGGCTTGCCGCTCTCGATTCGCCCGCTGGAGTCGTTCCAGATGCCGGCTTGCGGCAGTCCGCGGGAGAACCCCTTCTGCGCCCTGCTGGCGCGCTCCCGCAAGGGCTGCGTCGCCTGCCTGCAAACGCAATCCGAACTGGAAGCGAAAGCGAAGCGGCGAGCCGTCTCGCTGCGCTGCCAGGCAGGCCTGCACGACAGCGTGGCGCCCATCGTCATCGGCGAAAAGCGGGTGGCCTACCTGCAGACCGGACAGGTGAGAATCGTTTCCGCGGACGCGGATGTTAGCCAAATCGGAGATTTCGTTAACAAGCTTGGCGACATCGATACGAGCAAGGCTCGCTGGGCCTACCTGCAGAGCCGCCAACTCACGTCGGAAGCCTACGAGGGATTTCTGAGCATGCTGGAGGTTTTCGCGGAAACGCTTGGCGCCGCGGCGAACACCTTGTTGCTGGAGCAGGATCGGCCACGCGAAAGCGCCTTGGTCAGCAGAACCGTTGAGCACGTCGAGCGCCACTACCAGCGCCGCATCCCACTCGGCGAGGTTTCGAAGGTCGCCGGAGCCAGCGAGCGGCACTTCTGCAAGGTCTTCAAGAAGGAGACCGGACTGAGCTTCGTGGCCTACCTGACGCGATTCAGGGTGCAACGCGCCCAGAAGGAGCTGCGGGAAACGGCTCGGCAGATCAGCGAGATCGCCTTCGACAGCGGCTTCGAGTCGATCGCCCAGTTCAACCGAGCGTTCAAGTCGGTATCAGGCGAAAGCCCCAGCGCCTACCGCAAGCGGGCCACCAGCTAG
- a CDS encoding carbonic anhydrase, whose amino-acid sequence MLVSKESNTLPKSLISGHRKYLQNDFTANEHLHARLASEGQAPKVMWVGCADSRVSPELILGAKPGELFILRNVANIIPPLEADEASVGSALVFAVESLKVNHIVVCGHSDCGGVKALSQLGVTPMDRMLASWIEYAVPALEDNMGNDLESLIKTNVVMQAERLLEYPCVMKAASTNQLAIHACYYNISNGALTQYSPLERAWKEFS is encoded by the coding sequence ATGTTGGTAAGCAAGGAATCGAACACTCTGCCTAAATCCCTCATCAGCGGCCATCGCAAGTACCTGCAGAACGATTTCACTGCCAACGAGCATTTGCACGCCCGCTTAGCGAGCGAGGGACAGGCCCCGAAAGTCATGTGGGTCGGCTGCGCCGACTCTCGGGTTTCGCCGGAACTCATACTTGGGGCCAAGCCCGGCGAACTTTTCATTCTACGCAATGTGGCCAACATCATCCCGCCGTTGGAAGCGGACGAGGCCTCGGTCGGTTCGGCTCTGGTTTTCGCGGTGGAGTCCTTGAAGGTGAACCACATCGTGGTTTGCGGCCATTCCGATTGCGGCGGCGTGAAGGCGCTTTCTCAGCTTGGCGTCACGCCCATGGACCGCATGTTGGCCTCCTGGATCGAGTACGCGGTGCCAGCTCTGGAAGACAATATGGGCAACGACTTGGAATCGCTCATCAAGACCAATGTCGTGATGCAGGCGGAGCGTCTGCTCGAATACCCCTGCGTCATGAAAGCGGCCTCAACCAATCAGTTGGCGATCCATGCCTGCTACTACAACATTAGCAATGGCGCCCTGACCCAGTACAGTCCCCTGGAGCGGGCGTGGAAGGAATTTAGCTAG